A single region of the Rhodospirillales bacterium genome encodes:
- a CDS encoding DUF1778 domain-containing protein — translation MPDRALQTQTINLRASVDQKALIDRAAKRLGKSRTEFVLDTMREASENVLLDQRLFSVEASAFDAFNAALDAPPEPNDGLRRTLRTPAPWDK, via the coding sequence ATGCCCGACCGGGCCTTGCAGACGCAAACCATCAATCTTCGCGCATCGGTGGATCAGAAGGCGCTGATTGATCGGGCGGCGAAACGTCTCGGGAAGTCGCGCACGGAATTCGTCCTCGACACGATGCGCGAGGCCTCTGAGAATGTGCTGCTTGACCAGCGCCTGTTCAGTGTCGAGGCATCGGCCTTCGATGCTTTCAACGCGGCGCTCGATGCCCCGCCCGAGCCGAACGACGGTCTGCGGCGCACGCTGAGGACACCGGCTCCCTGGGACAAGTGA
- a CDS encoding GNAT family N-acetyltransferase, with protein sequence MELKRPEPITADHVFGEFDCGRPALDGWLVSRALRNEQEGGSRTYVVSDDGMVIGYYCLAAGSVMHRAVPGRIRRNMPEPIPVVLLGRLAVTRSHQGRGIARALVRDAVLRTLQAAEIAGIRALLVHALDEDAAAFYRHLGFVESPIDPLVLMLPLTTARRALEC encoded by the coding sequence ATGGAGTTGAAACGCCCCGAACCGATTACCGCCGATCATGTTTTTGGAGAGTTTGACTGTGGTCGGCCCGCACTTGACGGCTGGCTGGTGTCCCGTGCGCTCAGGAATGAGCAGGAAGGTGGTTCGCGCACCTATGTCGTGAGCGACGACGGCATGGTGATCGGCTACTACTGCCTCGCCGCAGGATCCGTGATGCACCGTGCCGTGCCGGGAAGGATCCGGCGAAACATGCCCGAGCCGATTCCGGTCGTATTGCTCGGCCGCCTTGCGGTCACCCGATCACATCAGGGCAGGGGAATCGCCCGAGCACTGGTCCGGGACGCTGTCCTGCGCACGCTCCAGGCTGCCGAGATCGCCGGGATCAGGGCGCTGCTCGTACACGCGCTGGACGAAGACGCCGCGGCGTTCTACCGGCATCTCGGGTTCGTCGAATCGCCGATCGATCCCCTCGTGCTGATGTTGCCCCTGACGACGGCGCGCAGGGCCCTCGAATGTTGA